A stretch of the Equus caballus isolate H_3958 breed thoroughbred chromosome X, TB-T2T, whole genome shotgun sequence genome encodes the following:
- the LOC100147227 gene encoding protein FAM47E, translating to MADKKWLLAPGPLEPMPLGMHCKPWYKDRLPSKCLAKHKNRLLKFPTSLDGRRWVFVKEGLDDFRRGCPPCEDIIIRGRKEGFLPVIAHRVPQPAPPKSEKKPPKEAVQFSTLSSAQLARKAFVEDIEARLTQHPLAHYPSLEEDLPADLLLKVLEVLDPDRKLADTWAYCQGTRKRTKPPTKLSGKCRARAYLDLPKKTPVSHPDNLLHEEKSSTTDLPPEPPSLRRAPRGIRKFCKWIATFGDVGIDEEFIMNLCKVDFQYKPTYDTGHIKKINMLSSKLKYSLTMEKMKEIKFSTDEINWAWKLQKPHDPYKVNRVKMRYGAWYLKPKLWKKLINDEPLIDPEEDFRRKAPQPDILEDLYGTIAFKDFIVSKGYRMPDILEKLFLRKGWNYDSVKTPLHRVIRMTTNVEEDSQEEI from the coding sequence ATGGCGGACAAGAAGTGGCTGTTGGCGCCGGGGCCGCTGGAACCGATGCCCCTGGGCATGCACTGCAAGCCCTGGTACAAAGACAGGTTACCTTCCAAGTGTTTGGCAAAGCACAAGAACAGGCTTCTGAAGTTCCCCACCTCCCTGGACGGCCGGCGGTGGGTATTTGTGAAAGAGGGGCTGGACGACTTCAGGAGGGGCTGTCCACCTTGCGAAGACATAATCATTCGCGGCCGTAAGGAGGGTTTTCTTCCCGTGATTGCTCACAGAGTTCCCCAACCCGCCCCTccaaaaagtgagaaaaagcCACCCAAGGAAGCAGTCCAGTTTTCCACGCTCTCATCAGCCCAGCTAGCACGGAAGGCATTCGTAGAGGACATCGAAGCCCGCCTGACCCAGCATCCCTTGGCTCATTACCCGAGTCTGGAGGAAGATCTACCTGCAGACCTCTTATTAAAGGTGCTGGAAGTGCTCGATCCTGACAGGAAGCTGGCGGACACCTGGGCTTATTGTCAGGGCACCAGGAAAAGAACGAAGCCCCCCACAAAGCTTAGTGGAAAATGTCGTGCCAGAGCCTACCTGGACCTTCCCAAGAAGACTCCCGTGTCACATCCAGACAATTTGCTTCATGAAGAAAAGTCAAGCACAACGGATTTGCCCCCAGAGCCTCCCTCTCTTAGAAGAGCACCGAGAGGAATTCGTAAATTCTGCAAATGGATTGCGACTTTTGGAGACGTTGGCATTGATGAAGAGTTCATCATGAATCTGTGTAAGGTTGACTTTCAGTACAAACCAACCTATGATACGGgccacataaagaaaataaacatgcttTCTTCAAAGCTAAAGTACAGCCTGACgatggagaaaatgaaggagaTCAAATTCTCCACGGATGAAATAAACTGGGCGTGGAAACTCCAGAAACCACACGATCCTTATAAAGTCAATCGGGTGAAGATGAGGTATGGAGCATGGTACCTGAAGCCCAAGTTGTGGAAAAAGCTAATAAATGATGAACCTTTGATTGACCCCGAAGAGGATTTTCGAAGGAAGGCTCCTCAACCGGACATTCTTGAAGATCTTTATGGAACAATTGCCTTTAAAGATTTCATTGTAAGCAAGGGCTACAGGATGCCAGACATCCTTGAGAAGTTGTTTCTCAGGAAGGGATGGAACTACGATTCTGTTAAGACTCCTCTACACAGAGTAATAAGGATGACCACAAACGTAGAAGAAGATTCACAGGAAGAAATTTAG